In Streptomyces sp. NBC_00433, a single genomic region encodes these proteins:
- a CDS encoding NAD(P)-dependent oxidoreductase gives MRVLVAGASGVIGSRLVPLLTAVGHHVVALAGSPRRTGALEALGADVAVADALDRARLLAAVRQAAPDAVVNLLTAIPADINPRRLARDFAPTNRLRTEGTRNLLEAARAVGVRRIVAQGLAYGYQPGAGLANEDAPLWHDATPRQFAPVLAALISLEERTVAAGGTVLRFGHLYGPGSAYAADGAFTAQVRAGKVPLVGGGHAVFSFTHADDAATAIVAALDRVAIGVLNVVDDEPAPLHTWLPDFAARLGAPAPKSAPAALARLAVGGWGVAFMNRLRGADNARACLALNWRPGYASWRDGLPVADAAVTRAGAPGSRPAA, from the coding sequence ATGCGTGTTCTCGTCGCCGGAGCGAGCGGCGTCATCGGCAGCCGTCTCGTCCCCTTGCTGACCGCCGTCGGCCATCACGTGGTCGCCCTGGCCGGCAGCCCCCGGCGCACCGGCGCGCTCGAAGCGCTCGGCGCGGACGTGGCCGTCGCCGACGCCCTCGACCGCGCCCGACTCCTCGCCGCCGTGCGGCAGGCCGCGCCCGACGCGGTCGTCAACCTGCTCACCGCCATCCCCGCCGACATCAACCCGCGCCGTCTGGCCAGGGACTTCGCGCCCACCAACCGGCTGCGCACCGAAGGCACCCGCAATCTGCTGGAGGCCGCGCGGGCGGTGGGCGTACGGCGGATCGTCGCCCAGGGACTCGCGTACGGCTACCAGCCGGGCGCCGGACTCGCCAACGAGGACGCCCCGCTGTGGCACGACGCGACCCCCCGCCAGTTCGCACCGGTGCTCGCCGCGCTGATCTCCCTGGAGGAGCGGACCGTCGCGGCGGGCGGCACGGTCCTGCGGTTCGGGCACCTGTACGGCCCGGGGTCCGCCTATGCCGCCGACGGCGCCTTCACCGCGCAGGTACGGGCGGGCAAGGTCCCCCTGGTCGGCGGCGGCCATGCGGTGTTCTCCTTCACGCACGCCGACGACGCGGCCACGGCGATCGTCGCCGCACTCGACCGCGTGGCAATCGGCGTCCTCAACGTCGTCGACGACGAACCGGCCCCGCTGCACACGTGGCTGCCGGACTTCGCCGCCCGACTCGGCGCACCCGCGCCCAAGAGCGCTCCGGCCGCGCTGGCCCGGCTCGCCGTCGGCGGCTGGGGCGTCGCCTTCATGAACCGGCTGCGTGGCGCCGACAATGCCAGGGCCTGCCTCGCCCTCAACTGGCGCCCCGGATACGCCTCGTGGCGCGACGGCCTGCCCGTCGCGGACGCCGCCGTCACCCGGGCGGGTGCCCCGGGCTCGCGTCCCGCGGCATGA
- the sigJ gene encoding RNA polymerase sigma factor SigJ: MTATPRPATATSEAVFEEYRPLLLGLAYRLLGSMWDAEDAVQEAYVRWAAADRTGIRVPRAFLVTVVSRLALDQLRSARVTREAYTGPWLPEPVASDAFGPSGTAELRDSLAYATLHLMERLTPPERAVFVLREAFELPYDEIASIVGVTAANCRQLHSRAGRHLAADRERFRPDPAAHSELLGRFLAAAQQGDLAALTDLLSEDVVVWNDGGGKVRAALRPVEGREAVLAFLTGLLARYGLGETRLVRVNDGSPAAWTRLDGSHQLVTLDIREDGLIHGIFAVLNPAKLTRVAPGRDQGAPHAGGVP; the protein is encoded by the coding sequence ATGACCGCCACGCCCCGGCCTGCCACGGCGACCTCCGAGGCCGTCTTCGAGGAGTACCGGCCGCTGCTCCTGGGCCTCGCCTACCGGCTCCTGGGCAGCATGTGGGACGCCGAGGACGCGGTGCAGGAGGCGTACGTGCGCTGGGCCGCGGCGGACCGTACCGGGATCCGCGTGCCGCGCGCCTTCCTCGTCACCGTCGTCTCGCGCCTGGCCCTGGACCAGCTGCGGTCGGCGCGCGTGACCCGCGAGGCGTACACCGGGCCGTGGCTGCCCGAACCGGTCGCGTCCGACGCGTTCGGACCGTCCGGGACCGCCGAGCTGCGGGACTCGCTCGCGTACGCGACGCTCCACCTCATGGAGCGGCTGACCCCGCCGGAGCGGGCGGTGTTCGTGCTGCGCGAGGCGTTCGAGCTGCCCTACGACGAGATCGCCTCGATCGTCGGTGTGACAGCCGCGAACTGCCGCCAGTTGCACAGCCGCGCCGGCCGCCACCTCGCCGCCGACCGCGAGCGCTTCCGCCCCGACCCCGCCGCGCACAGCGAACTGCTGGGCCGCTTCCTCGCCGCGGCCCAGCAGGGCGACCTGGCCGCCCTCACCGACCTGTTGAGCGAGGACGTCGTGGTCTGGAACGACGGCGGCGGCAAGGTCCGCGCCGCGCTGCGCCCGGTCGAGGGCCGCGAGGCCGTCCTGGCGTTCCTGACCGGCCTCCTCGCCCGCTACGGTCTGGGCGAGACCCGCCTGGTCAGGGTGAACGACGGCTCACCCGCGGCGTGGACCCGACTCGACGGCAGCCACCAGCTCGTCACACTCGACATCCGCGAAGACGGCCTGATCCACGGCATCTTCGCCGTCCTCAACCCGGCCAAACTCACCCGCGTGGCCCCCGGTCGTGACCAGGGGGCTCCGCACGCGGGCGGCGTACCGTAG
- a CDS encoding helix-turn-helix domain-containing protein, which produces MGVFESRTGDRIAELRLRRRPSQEAPADKAGLSVDVVRKLEQGRGPPRG; this is translated from the coding sequence GTGGGCGTATTCGAGTCCCGAACGGGTGACCGTATCGCGGAGCTTCGACTGCGGCGCCGTCCGTCCCAGGAGGCGCCGGCCGACAAGGCAGGCCTGTCGGTCGACGTCGTCCGGAAACTGGAACAGGGCCGGGGACCTCCGCGAGGCTGA
- a CDS encoding extracellular solute-binding protein, which yields MKRFATLRTAAAVAAVTALALTASACGSKGSGAAGSGTLTVWSLQNDTLNPVQRNSVASYNTAHHAKVTMKTFINDPYKAKLQSGLGGADAPDVFLNWGGGNLAEYVEAGNVADLTSRLDSGFQKEFLPSVLAGGTVGGKVYGVPMEGVQPVALFYNKTVFASAGIKEPPATWAQLLADIDRLKARHITPIALAGSQSWTELMWLEYLLDRVGGPQAFAAIEAGKAGAWDNPAVATALSMIRDLVDRGAFGKKYSTLGQDSGGANALLSSGRAGMELMGSWAYADLLTTAPALVKAGKLGWTTFPTVPGGKGDPKNVVGNPCNYFSVTQKSADKAGAVDFIERTVAQPSYIADLLSIGHVPAIAGIKGQLMGGVNPEYTGFIYGMVADAPTFTQSWDQALAPDVSAKMLTDLQKVFNRQMAPKQFVQAMAS from the coding sequence ATGAAACGTTTCGCCACCCTGCGGACCGCCGCAGCGGTGGCCGCGGTCACCGCGCTCGCGCTGACGGCGTCCGCCTGCGGCAGCAAGGGCTCCGGGGCCGCCGGGTCCGGCACTCTGACGGTGTGGTCGCTGCAGAACGACACCCTCAACCCCGTGCAGCGCAATTCCGTCGCGTCCTACAACACCGCGCACCACGCGAAGGTCACGATGAAGACCTTCATCAACGACCCCTACAAGGCGAAGCTCCAGAGCGGACTCGGCGGCGCCGACGCCCCCGACGTCTTCCTCAACTGGGGCGGCGGCAACCTCGCCGAGTACGTCGAGGCCGGCAATGTCGCCGACCTCACCTCCCGGCTGGACTCCGGCTTCCAGAAGGAGTTCCTGCCCAGCGTGCTGGCCGGCGGCACCGTCGGCGGCAAGGTCTACGGCGTCCCGATGGAAGGCGTGCAGCCCGTCGCGCTCTTCTACAACAAGACCGTCTTCGCCTCCGCCGGCATCAAGGAACCCCCGGCCACCTGGGCCCAGTTGCTCGCCGACATCGACAGGCTCAAGGCCCGGCACATCACGCCGATCGCCCTGGCCGGCTCGCAGTCGTGGACCGAACTGATGTGGCTGGAATACCTGCTCGACCGGGTCGGCGGCCCCCAGGCCTTCGCCGCGATCGAGGCCGGCAAGGCCGGCGCGTGGGACAACCCGGCCGTCGCCACCGCGCTCTCCATGATCCGCGACCTGGTCGACCGCGGCGCCTTCGGCAAGAAGTACAGCACCCTCGGCCAGGACTCCGGCGGCGCCAACGCGCTGCTGTCCAGCGGCCGGGCCGGCATGGAACTCATGGGCTCCTGGGCCTACGCCGACCTCCTCACCACCGCCCCGGCCCTCGTCAAGGCCGGCAAGCTCGGCTGGACCACCTTCCCGACGGTGCCCGGCGGCAAGGGCGACCCCAAGAACGTGGTCGGCAACCCCTGCAACTACTTCTCCGTCACGCAGAAGTCAGCCGACAAGGCCGGTGCCGTCGACTTCATCGAGAGGACGGTGGCGCAGCCGTCGTACATCGCGGACCTGCTGTCCATCGGCCATGTGCCGGCCATCGCCGGTATCAAGGGCCAGTTGATGGGCGGGGTGAACCCCGAATACACCGGCTTCATCTACGGGATGGTCGCGGACGCGCCGACCTTCACGCAGTCCTGGGACCAGGCGCTGGCGCCGGACGTGTCGGCCAAGATGCTGACGGATCTGCAGAAGGTCTTCAACCGGCAGATGGCGCCGAAGCAGTTCGTCCAGGCCATGGCCTCGTAA